CCGACGCTTCCCGCGAGCATCCGGTCCGCCGGCTTCATGGGCAGGTGCAGGACACTGTCCGACTGTCCGACGGCGAAGCCGTAGCTCGTGCCATCCGCGAGCACGATGCCGGCTGTCGCGCCGGCGAAGCGGCCGTTCGCATGCAGTGAGTCCAGCACCGCCTGCACGCGCGCTACGACGTCCGCAGGAACAGGCGCGTCCTGAGCGGCGGCCGGCGACACGACGACGGCGGCGGAAAGCACGATAGGCACGAGACGAGATGCGATGTTCATGGCTGCTCCGGGGGAGTCACTGGTTCCGGCAACGATTCTAAGCTGTCGGGGGTACATCCGGCAGGCTGGCCGCAGGTCGCTCGTCACCGGCAGGCGGCCGCTGATCCCATGGCCGGCTCACGGCGCGGGCATCCGACTCCACACCGGCCGGAGCGCCTTTCGTCCCGGCCGGGTTGCCGGCGTGCCGCGCTTGCCGCTCAATTCCGTCCTTCACCACTCAACGAGAGGTCATTCATGCGGAGACTGCAGTACTCTCTGATCGGCGCGATCATGCTCGCCACACTGGCGGCGCCCGCGGCAGCTCAGCAGGACACACAGACGGACGAGCAGGCGGTGCGCGCCGTCGTCGACAGGCTGTTCGACGGGATGCGCTCACGCGACACGACGATGATGCGTTCGGTGTTCGCGGACGAGGCACAGTTCTACCGCCTGGACGGCGAGGGTAAGGTCCACATCAGTACGCCGTCGGAGTTCATCACCAGCATTTCGCGCGCGCCCGCGGGTCTGCTGCTCGACGAGGTGCTGGCCGACGTGGAGATCCGCATCGATGGGCCGCTCGCCTCGGTCTGGACGTATTACGACTTCTTTGCCGGTGACGACTTCTCGCACTGCGGCTACGACGCGTTCCAGATGCTGAAGGTGCAGGGCGAGTGGAAGATCGTCGCGCTCGCGGATTCGCGGCGCCAGGAAGACTGCAGGAAGCAGCGCAGCGGCGGCTGAGGTTCGCGGTGCACCGGCAGCGCGGCTGCGGAGCGGCGGCTTCGCGAGCAGCAGTGCGGGCCGCGCTGCAGTAAATCAGTCCGCGGCGGGCGGGCGATGGTGCCACGCGAACCATCCGCCCGCCGCCAGCGCCGTCCAGAAGATCAGCTCCCCCACCCTCATGACGTACCAGCCGATCGTCGTGTCGGCATCCAGCATCCCCATCTCGATCAGCAGGAACGTCCAGTCGTGGTTCGAGCGCTCACCGCCGAGCAGCGGGAGCTCGCCCGCGCGCGCATCGGCGATGTAGATGGCCACGCCGGCGAAGCTCGCTGCCAGGTAGAGTCCCGCGAACGCGGTCGCGTACCAGTCGCGCCGGCGCGCGAAGTACGCGGCGAAGAAAGCGGGCACCATGAGCTGGAACAGGGATCCGCCCAGCACCATCATGAACTCGCCGAACGGCATGAACAGCACGTGACCGGCTTCGTGGAAGATCAGGAGCGAGCCGTGCAGCAGCGGCTCGGTCTCGCGCATGTAGCGCCAGACCCAGAACGCGAACGCGAGGAGCGCGGCTACGCGTACATAACGCGTGACGCTCGATGCATGCGCGGCGCTCTCCCCGACGGCGGGGCTGGAGTAGGAATGCACGCCTGAAAGCTGAAGCCGGCACGCGGTCGCGTCAACGCAGTCGTCAGTGCACCGCCACGCGCAGCAGCGCATCGCTGCGCGTGCCGGGCTCATACGACGCGTCGCGCTTCCGTGCCAGGATGCCGGGCCAGCCCTGCTTTTCGGCGCGGCGCAGCATTGCCTTGGAATCGTCGCTCACCGGCTGGATCGCCACCTCCTTCAGCCGACGCCGACGGAACAGCGTCTCGAGCGCGCTCCGCCGGTCCGTCCACGGCTCCTCCATGAGCACGTCATCGCCGTCGAGCAGCAGGTCGGCAGCGTGCAGGACGGCGCGGTCGTCTGCCGCCGTTGTGGCACGGCCCGACTTCGCAGCACGACCGGATCCGCGAGACGCGCCGGAGCCGCTCTTCTCATCGCCATCCGCGATCTCGCCATCCAGGACGAAAGGCCGCTTCACGCGCTTCGCGAGCGAGACCAGCTCGTCCGCGATGCTGCGATGCCGCTTCGTCACATCCCGGCCGCGCTCGTCCATCAGCACCGCGGTGTCACCGGTGACGTACGCGAGCACGCGCTCGCCGCCGCGCCACGGCTCCGCCGTCCACTTCCCCTTCGACGGCACGCTCTCCGCCGGCTTCGGCCGCATGGGCGCGATCATGCCCGCGGCCGCCTGCGCCGGCGCCTTTCCGGCCTCCTCGCCGC
This Longimicrobiales bacterium DNA region includes the following protein-coding sequences:
- a CDS encoding nuclear transport factor 2 family protein, with the protein product MRRLQYSLIGAIMLATLAAPAAAQQDTQTDEQAVRAVVDRLFDGMRSRDTTMMRSVFADEAQFYRLDGEGKVHISTPSEFITSISRAPAGLLLDEVLADVEIRIDGPLASVWTYYDFFAGDDFSHCGYDAFQMLKVQGEWKIVALADSRRQEDCRKQRSGG